From Acidobacteriota bacterium, the proteins below share one genomic window:
- a CDS encoding TolC family protein, with the protein MPTQVRVFVFALLIAGLMLAAPRRATCAQSLDAVVAQSVARVARQAGQPARRFDLTLDAAVQRALERNLDIAVQRIHPLVQDMQIVAANAAFLPFASSGLILDQATTPNRFVFDGGGLAGQSIVTDLGVYDVAIGQQMKWGGGRYDVAWDSTRWESTNIFSTFNPSFGANMTLQYTQPLLRGFRTDSRRTQLVVSRINRDISDIDLEETVVNTLAGVRLAYWDLVYARAAVGVQRQALALAEQLVADNRFRVEVGTMAPIDVVAAQSEAAARRQLLALAVETQRTSELVLKELIVGGMSDELWNAELNPTDQPRIEATPIDLEGAIRRALDRRTDVSRARRQLDANEATVDNLRNSTLPALDLVGSYQLTGQGGPRRVPAGNSFEDLFGGAGGVIPGGYGDALHNIANADYPVWRVQLQMSYPLGQSADRAAYERARLELQQNRAQIRRIELRIASEVTNAALRIESIRERIEAATASRELAEQQLQAEESKFEVGLSTNYFVLQSQRDLATAQDAELRAILDYQRALIEFERTQRASLGGTGIALVGGATAGGIGGPAGAAPSGPMLMPQR; encoded by the coding sequence TTGCCGACTCAGGTTCGTGTTTTCGTATTCGCGCTGCTGATAGCCGGCCTGATGCTGGCGGCTCCGCGCCGCGCAACCTGCGCCCAGAGCCTCGACGCCGTGGTCGCCCAGAGCGTTGCCCGAGTCGCACGGCAGGCAGGGCAGCCGGCCCGCCGCTTCGACCTCACCCTGGACGCCGCCGTCCAGCGCGCTCTCGAACGCAACCTCGACATCGCTGTCCAACGCATCCACCCGCTGGTGCAGGACATGCAAATCGTCGCGGCCAACGCGGCGTTCCTGCCCTTCGCTTCATCCGGCTTGATCCTCGACCAGGCCACCACGCCCAACCGCTTCGTGTTCGACGGCGGCGGGCTTGCCGGCCAGTCCATCGTTACCGACTTGGGCGTCTATGACGTCGCCATCGGACAGCAGATGAAGTGGGGCGGCGGCCGCTACGACGTCGCCTGGGACAGCACGCGGTGGGAGTCGACCAACATCTTCTCGACCTTCAACCCGAGCTTCGGCGCGAACATGACGCTGCAGTACACGCAGCCGTTGCTGCGCGGCTTTCGGACCGATTCGCGGCGCACGCAGCTGGTCGTCTCGCGCATCAACCGGGACATCTCCGACATCGACCTCGAGGAGACCGTCGTCAACACGCTGGCCGGCGTGAGACTGGCGTACTGGGATCTGGTCTATGCGCGCGCCGCGGTGGGCGTGCAGCGGCAGGCGCTGGCGCTGGCCGAGCAGCTCGTGGCGGACAACCGGTTCCGAGTCGAGGTCGGTACCATGGCGCCGATCGACGTCGTGGCGGCGCAGTCCGAGGCCGCGGCGCGGCGCCAGTTGCTGGCGCTGGCCGTCGAGACACAGCGCACCTCCGAGCTTGTGCTGAAGGAGCTCATCGTAGGGGGCATGTCCGATGAGCTGTGGAACGCGGAGCTGAACCCGACGGACCAGCCGCGGATCGAGGCCACGCCGATCGATCTGGAAGGCGCGATTCGCAGGGCGCTCGACCGACGCACGGACGTCTCGCGTGCGCGACGCCAGCTCGACGCCAACGAAGCGACCGTCGACAACCTCCGCAACAGCACGCTGCCCGCGCTCGATCTGGTCGGCAGCTACCAACTGACCGGTCAGGGCGGTCCCCGGCGGGTTCCGGCCGGAAACAGCTTCGAGGACCTCTTCGGCGGCGCCGGCGGCGTGATCCCGGGCGGCTACGGCGATGCGCTGCACAACATCGCCAATGCCGACTACCCGGTCTGGCGCGTCCAGTTGCAGATGAGCTACCCGCTCGGGCAGAGCGCGGACCGGGCCGCTTACGAGCGGGCCCGGCTGGAGCTGCAGCAGAACCGGGCCCAGATTCGGCGCATCGAGCTGCGGATCGCCAGCGAGGTCACCAACGCCGCGCTTCGCATCGAGTCGATCCGCGAACGGATCGAGGCGGCGACGGCGTCCCGGGAGCTGGCGGAGCAACAGCTCCAGGCGGAGGAGAGCAAGTTCGAGGTTGGCCTGTCGACGAACTATTTCGTCCTGCAGTCGCAACGCGATCTGGCTACGGCACAGGATGCCGAGCTGCGCGCGATCCTCGACTACCAGCGGGCGCTGATCGAGTTCGAGCGGACGCAGCGCGCTTCGCTCGGCGGAACCGGCATCGCTCTGGTCGGCGGCGCGACGGCCGGCGGCATTGGGGGCCCCGCAGGCGCCGCACCGTCGGGGCCGATGCTGATGCCGCAGCGTTGA
- a CDS encoding ABC transporter ATP-binding protein — translation MSEVTALIQLQNVSKIFYTDEVETHALDGIDLSIHPGEYVAISGPSGCGKSTLLSILGLLDSPTAGDYSLNGHPVAQLGQADRARTRNREVGFIFQSFNLIGDLTVYENVELPLTYRGMKRAERRERVTDALEKVEMAHRQKHLPSQLSGGQQQRVAVARAVAGQPSILLADEPTGNLDSKNGEAVMGLLQALHDEGSTVCMVTHDPRYAEHARREIHLFDGKCSLDATSTARV, via the coding sequence ATGAGCGAAGTGACAGCCTTGATTCAGTTGCAGAACGTCTCGAAAATCTTCTACACCGACGAGGTCGAGACCCACGCCCTCGACGGCATCGATCTGTCCATCCACCCCGGCGAGTACGTCGCCATCTCGGGCCCTTCAGGTTGCGGCAAGTCGACGCTGCTGTCGATCCTGGGCCTCCTCGATTCGCCCACCGCGGGCGACTACTCGCTGAACGGTCACCCGGTGGCGCAGCTCGGCCAGGCCGACCGGGCCCGGACCCGCAACCGGGAGGTCGGCTTCATCTTCCAGAGCTTCAACCTGATCGGCGACCTGACGGTCTACGAGAACGTCGAGCTGCCGCTCACCTACCGCGGCATGAAGCGGGCAGAGCGGCGCGAGCGGGTGACCGACGCGCTCGAGAAGGTGGAGATGGCGCACCGGCAGAAGCATCTGCCGAGCCAGCTCTCCGGGGGCCAGCAGCAGCGCGTGGCGGTGGCGCGGGCAGTGGCCGGGCAGCCCTCCATCCTGCTTGCCGACGAGCCCACGGGCAACCTCGACTCGAAGAACGGAGAGGCGGTAATGGGGTTGCTGCAGGCGCTGCACGACGAGGGCTCGACCGTCTGCATGGTGACCCACGACCCGCGCTACGCGGAGCACGCCAGGCGGGAGATTCACCTGTTCGATGGAAAGTGCAGTCTGGATGCCACGAGCACGGCTCGTGTCTGA
- a CDS encoding HlyD family efflux transporter periplasmic adaptor subunit: MDIARPDLARKKRLRHSLYSVSALIAIALVTVGVSRLEPAAPRVDRDTIYLDTVQRGPMVRQVRGTGTLVPEQIRWIPATTDGTVERIVIRPGALVAPDTVILEMSNPELEQSALEARLNLEAAEARYSNRQVEVERELLNQRATLATTEAQLKNARLQADADGQLFKQGLVASLQLQQSQSAEQEYETRYALERERLQMATDTVEAQLAVEQAEVDRLRTLYELRRQQVADLHVRAGMPGVLQQVPLEEGQRIATGANLARVGDPAVLKAELRIAETQAKDIQIGQTAAVDTRNGVIPGHVTRIDPAVENGTVTVDVALDGELPRGARPDLTVDGTIELERMDDVLFVGRPVFGQEENVVSLFRVDEDGMHASRTRVRLGRASVNTIEVLEGLKPGDRVVLSDMSTWDQFDRVRIE; this comes from the coding sequence ATGGATATCGCCCGTCCCGATCTCGCCCGCAAGAAGCGGCTGCGACACAGCCTCTACAGCGTCTCGGCGCTCATCGCGATCGCCTTGGTCACGGTGGGGGTCTCGCGGCTGGAGCCGGCGGCTCCAAGGGTCGATCGCGACACGATCTACCTCGACACCGTGCAGCGCGGCCCGATGGTGCGGCAGGTGCGCGGCACCGGCACACTGGTCCCCGAGCAGATCCGCTGGATCCCGGCTACGACCGACGGGACCGTCGAACGGATCGTCATCCGGCCCGGCGCCCTCGTCGCCCCGGACACGGTGATCCTCGAGATGAGCAACCCCGAGCTGGAGCAGTCCGCGCTCGAGGCGCGGCTGAATCTCGAAGCGGCCGAGGCGCGCTACAGCAACCGGCAGGTCGAAGTGGAGCGCGAGCTCCTCAACCAGCGGGCGACGCTTGCGACCACGGAAGCGCAGCTCAAGAACGCCCGTTTGCAGGCGGACGCCGACGGGCAGCTCTTCAAGCAGGGCCTCGTTGCGTCGTTGCAACTGCAGCAGTCGCAGTCGGCCGAGCAGGAGTACGAGACGCGCTACGCGCTCGAGCGCGAACGGCTGCAGATGGCCACCGATACGGTCGAGGCGCAACTTGCCGTCGAGCAGGCCGAGGTGGACCGCCTGCGGACGCTGTACGAGCTGCGGCGGCAGCAGGTGGCCGACCTGCACGTCCGCGCCGGAATGCCGGGCGTCCTGCAACAGGTGCCTCTGGAAGAAGGACAGCGCATCGCCACCGGCGCGAACTTGGCGCGGGTCGGTGACCCCGCGGTGCTGAAGGCGGAGCTGCGCATCGCGGAGACGCAGGCCAAGGACATCCAGATCGGCCAGACGGCCGCCGTCGACACCCGCAACGGCGTCATCCCGGGCCACGTCACCCGCATCGACCCGGCGGTGGAGAACGGCACGGTGACGGTCGACGTCGCCCTCGACGGCGAGTTGCCGCGCGGCGCCCGGCCGGACCTGACGGTCGACGGCACCATCGAGCTGGAGCGGATGGACGACGTGCTCTTCGTCGGCCGGCCCGTGTTCGGTCAGGAGGAGAACGTAGTCAGCCTGTTCAGGGTGGACGAGGACGGGATGCACGCCTCACGCACCCGCGTGCGCCTGGGGCGAGCGTCGGTCAACACGATCGAGGTGCTGGAGGGGTTGAAGCCGGGCGACCGCGTGGTGCTCTCGGACATGTCGACCTGGGACCAGTTCGATCGGGTGCGCATCGAGTAG